The Micromonospora sp. NBC_01740 genome includes a window with the following:
- a CDS encoding alpha/beta fold hydrolase: MKTAFGSDSRRRGRRIAVAAALGVALVGGAGAGAAAVAPAPPPEPAAAPVGGHAVRQGNVTVDGATLRYTTSGSGSPLVLLHGWPQTSWVWHKVLPSLAQQHTVITFDLPGLGASTAPAGGYDKATTARRIRQAVNQLGFTQVALIGHDLGAMVAYNYARDFPTEVTRIGVVESPLSGFGLENFYGISWHFLFNASPAPIPERIMDNEDVPTYLGMLFDRAQHPAAIDRNVYYRAYSDPAKRTAGYEYYRAFKADAADNQAHAQSKRLTIPVMAMGAQSVFGPAVAASYQQVADDVRTVVAPDTGHWIAEENPTFFSACALLFFGPSTGTPSSPELTGCAP; the protein is encoded by the coding sequence GTGAAGACAGCTTTCGGCAGTGATTCGCGTCGTCGGGGCAGGCGGATCGCCGTCGCGGCCGCGCTCGGGGTGGCGCTCGTGGGCGGGGCGGGCGCGGGTGCCGCGGCCGTGGCCCCCGCGCCGCCGCCGGAGCCGGCCGCGGCGCCCGTCGGCGGCCACGCCGTACGCCAGGGCAACGTCACGGTCGACGGCGCGACCCTGCGTTACACCACCAGCGGGAGCGGCTCGCCGCTGGTGCTGCTGCACGGCTGGCCGCAGACGTCGTGGGTGTGGCACAAGGTGCTGCCCAGCCTCGCCCAGCAGCACACCGTGATCACGTTCGACCTGCCCGGCCTGGGCGCCTCCACGGCCCCGGCCGGCGGCTACGACAAGGCCACCACGGCGCGCCGGATCCGGCAGGCGGTCAACCAGCTCGGCTTCACCCAGGTGGCCCTGATCGGCCACGACCTCGGCGCCATGGTCGCCTACAACTACGCCCGCGACTTCCCCACCGAGGTCACCCGGATCGGCGTCGTCGAAAGCCCGCTGTCGGGATTCGGACTGGAGAACTTCTACGGGATCAGCTGGCACTTCCTCTTCAACGCCTCACCCGCGCCCATCCCGGAACGCATCATGGACAACGAGGACGTCCCCACCTATCTGGGAATGCTCTTCGACCGCGCGCAACATCCGGCGGCGATCGACCGCAACGTCTACTACCGCGCGTATTCCGACCCGGCGAAGCGGACGGCGGGATACGAGTACTACCGGGCGTTCAAGGCCGACGCCGCCGACAACCAGGCCCACGCGCAGTCGAAGCGCCTGACCATTCCCGTGATGGCCATGGGCGCCCAGTCCGTGTTCGGACCCGCCGTCGCCGCCTCCTACCAGCAGGTGGCCGACGACGTCCGCACCGTCGTGGCCCCCGACACCGGCCACTGGATCGCCGAGGAGAACCCGACCTTCTTCAGCGCCTGCGCGTTGCTCTTCTTCGGACCCTCCACCGGCACCCCGTCCAGCCCTGAACTCACCGGCTGCGCCCCCTGA
- a CDS encoding RNA polymerase sigma factor: MSPSEVPLNDEDLVTRVRAGDLEAYELLVARHTASAYRTAVLLGAGPDAEDVIQEAFVKGHRKISRYRGESSFRSWLLAIVANETRNLHRSRGRRDGLALRAAVANPPAEIGEDAAVEAVLAGERRATLVRALRSLPVKDREVIVCRFFLDLSEDETVTMLGWPRGTVKSRTSRALAKLRGLLDVAEVRRG; this comes from the coding sequence GTGTCCCCATCGGAGGTACCCCTGAACGACGAAGACCTGGTCACCCGCGTCCGGGCGGGCGACCTGGAGGCGTACGAACTCCTGGTCGCCCGGCACACCGCGTCCGCGTACCGGACGGCGGTGCTGCTCGGCGCGGGTCCGGACGCGGAGGACGTCATCCAGGAGGCGTTCGTGAAGGGACATCGCAAGATCTCCCGCTACCGGGGAGAGTCGTCGTTCCGGTCGTGGCTGCTGGCGATCGTGGCCAACGAGACCCGCAACCTGCACCGGTCGCGCGGCCGGCGCGACGGGCTCGCCCTGCGCGCGGCCGTGGCGAACCCGCCCGCGGAGATCGGCGAGGACGCCGCCGTCGAGGCCGTCCTCGCCGGGGAACGCCGGGCCACCCTGGTGCGGGCCCTGCGCTCGCTGCCGGTGAAGGACCGTGAGGTGATCGTGTGCCGGTTCTTCCTCGACCTCAGCGAGGACGAGACCGTGACCATGCTGGGCTGGCCGCGCGGCACGGTGAAGTCGCGGACCTCCCGGGCACTGGCGAAGCTCCGCGGCCTGCTCGACGTCGCGGAGGTGCGCCGTGGATGA
- a CDS encoding glycoside hydrolase family 3 protein — MKARLVTATVLVVTLSTTLAPLPVQASAAPARPPGGEHGWVTSTLRHMSLAQKVGQLFATYVYGADATEPSAADRAANRAAFGVETPAEVVDEFHLGGVCYFSWSHNLDSPRQIATLSNGLQRAAVGDGTKGRVPLLVSTDQEQGVVLRMPAPAAQFPGSMALGAGRSPGAAHEAAKITGRELRAVGIHQPYAPIADVNVDPGNPVIGVRSFGADPHLVSELTAAQVAGFQDGAGVTAVAKHFPGHGDTATDSHTDLPVIDHTRQEWDRIDAPPFRRAISAGVESIMTAHIVVPALDPSGDPATLSPTILTGVLRGELGFRGVIVTDALNMAAVRRKYGDDRVPVLALKAGADQLLMPPDLRLARDAVLRAVASGELTERRVDESVRRILAMKYRQGLARSPLVDVEQAVRTVGAPEHLAAVARVTDPTLTAVRNDAGLLPLGPGQRSVLVTGWNSAAFAPVETVADGFTARGARATARPATLPSDQTITATAALAAEHDLTVVLTNKAWDTTVTDPRGTQRRLVAALLGTGKPVVVVAVRDPYDVAYLPGVTTYLATYSYTRAAMDALVRALHGELSPRGRLPVTIPTAEGAGTVLYPYGHGMSW; from the coding sequence ATGAAGGCCCGACTCGTTACCGCGACCGTCCTGGTGGTCACCCTGTCGACCACCCTCGCACCGCTGCCCGTCCAGGCCTCCGCCGCGCCCGCACGCCCACCGGGCGGCGAGCACGGCTGGGTCACCTCGACGCTGCGGCACATGAGCCTGGCGCAGAAGGTCGGCCAGCTCTTCGCCACCTACGTCTACGGCGCCGACGCCACCGAACCCTCGGCCGCCGACCGCGCCGCCAACCGCGCGGCGTTCGGCGTCGAGACGCCGGCCGAGGTCGTCGACGAGTTCCACCTCGGCGGCGTCTGCTACTTCTCGTGGTCGCACAACCTGGACAGCCCGCGCCAGATCGCCACCCTCTCCAACGGGTTGCAGCGGGCCGCCGTCGGCGACGGCACGAAGGGGCGGGTGCCCCTGCTCGTCTCCACCGACCAGGAGCAGGGCGTGGTGCTGCGCATGCCCGCCCCCGCGGCGCAGTTCCCCGGGTCGATGGCCCTGGGCGCCGGGCGGTCGCCCGGGGCCGCCCACGAGGCCGCGAAGATCACCGGACGCGAGCTGCGCGCGGTCGGCATCCACCAGCCGTACGCGCCGATCGCCGACGTCAACGTCGACCCCGGCAACCCGGTGATCGGCGTACGGTCCTTCGGCGCCGACCCCCACCTGGTGTCCGAGCTGACCGCCGCCCAGGTCGCCGGGTTCCAGGACGGCGCCGGCGTGACCGCGGTGGCGAAGCACTTCCCCGGCCACGGCGACACGGCCACGGACAGCCACACCGACCTGCCCGTCATCGACCACACCCGACAGGAGTGGGACCGGATCGACGCGCCGCCGTTCCGGCGGGCGATCAGCGCGGGCGTCGAATCGATCATGACGGCGCACATCGTGGTACCCGCGCTCGACCCCTCCGGCGACCCGGCCACGCTGTCGCCGACGATCCTCACCGGCGTGCTGCGCGGCGAGCTCGGTTTCCGGGGCGTCATCGTCACCGACGCGCTGAACATGGCCGCCGTGCGGCGCAAGTACGGCGACGACCGGGTGCCCGTGCTGGCGCTCAAGGCCGGCGCCGACCAGCTCCTGATGCCGCCGGACCTGCGGCTGGCCCGGGACGCGGTGCTGCGGGCCGTCGCCAGCGGCGAGCTGACCGAGCGGCGCGTCGACGAGTCGGTCCGGCGCATCCTCGCCATGAAGTACCGGCAGGGCCTCGCCCGGTCGCCGCTGGTCGACGTCGAGCAGGCCGTACGGACGGTCGGGGCGCCCGAGCACCTCGCCGCCGTGGCTCGGGTCACCGACCCGACCCTCACCGCCGTCCGCAACGACGCGGGGCTGCTGCCGCTGGGCCCCGGGCAGCGCTCGGTGCTGGTCACCGGCTGGAACAGCGCCGCCTTCGCGCCGGTCGAGACCGTCGCCGACGGGTTCACCGCCCGCGGCGCCCGGGCCACCGCCCGGCCCGCGACCCTGCCCTCGGATCAGACGATCACCGCGACGGCCGCGCTGGCGGCCGAGCACGACCTCACCGTCGTGCTGACCAACAAGGCGTGGGACACGACCGTCACCGATCCGCGCGGCACCCAGCGGCGTCTCGTCGCCGCGCTGCTCGGCACGGGGAAGCCCGTGGTGGTGGTGGCGGTCCGGGACCCCTACGACGTCGCGTACCTGCCGGGCGTGACCACCTACCTGGCGACCTACTCGTACACGCGGGCGGCGATGGACGCCCTCGTCCGCGCGCTGCACGGCGAGTTGTCCCCCCGTGGGCGGCTTCCCGTCACGATCCCCACGGCCGAGGGCGCGGGCACCGTGCTCTACCCCTACGGCCACGGCATGAGCTGGTAG
- a CDS encoding serine hydrolase: MSSLRPPALRPLAIGLTVAVLGAALPATAAGATPPPAGSASPVVTPADIHFRHDTLRPGHARQVGLLPEHVDRMPADLAAYLEPTPDHPGHPAYAGAVVLAAKDGVVVQHAAVGAAVKYAAVGPPPGLAGVELPADEQIPMRPDTIFDLASVSKLFTTIVVMQQVERGRVDLDAPVARYVPEFAAGGKATVTVRMLLTHTSGLPAFVPLWSRYPTPAERFAAALATPLAPGAEPGTRYVYSDLGLIALGVLVERVTGRPLAALVADGVTAPLGMTDTGYNPGPQRRSRIAATEYQPYAGRGMVWGEVHDENAWSLGGVAGHAGVFSTAADLAVLCQSLLNGGEYRGRRILRADTVRAMLVNYNAPLEQAYPESDRGLGFELDKHWYMMGLSSPVAFGHTGFTGTSIVVDPLSHSFVILLSNRVHPDRGWGSNNVARRAVARDLAEAMPVRPRSREAWRADPRDLATVTLTAPLRRPARGGTASFLLWYDTEPRFDSARFEVSTDGGATWAPGRLLLRHADRRWSSDGTVTGHGGRVWWQVSVELPDRATHLRFSSTTDASSQGRGVYVDRIVVADRDGLLFQGEGADAARLVPVGWSPART, translated from the coding sequence ATGTCGTCGCTCCGCCCACCCGCGCTCCGACCACTCGCGATCGGCCTGACCGTGGCCGTCCTGGGCGCGGCCCTGCCGGCCACGGCGGCCGGGGCCACGCCGCCGCCGGCCGGCTCGGCGTCGCCGGTCGTCACGCCCGCCGACATCCACTTCCGGCACGACACGCTGCGGCCCGGCCACGCCCGCCAGGTCGGTCTGCTCCCCGAGCACGTGGACCGCATGCCCGCCGACCTGGCGGCGTATCTCGAGCCGACGCCGGACCACCCCGGCCATCCCGCGTACGCGGGCGCCGTGGTCCTGGCGGCCAAGGACGGCGTGGTCGTGCAGCACGCCGCGGTGGGCGCCGCGGTGAAGTACGCCGCCGTCGGCCCGCCGCCCGGGCTGGCAGGGGTGGAACTCCCCGCCGACGAGCAGATCCCGATGCGGCCCGACACCATCTTCGACCTGGCGTCGGTGTCGAAGTTGTTCACCACCATCGTGGTCATGCAGCAGGTCGAGCGGGGACGGGTGGACCTCGACGCGCCGGTCGCCCGCTACGTCCCGGAGTTCGCCGCCGGCGGCAAGGCGACGGTCACCGTACGGATGCTGCTCACCCACACCTCGGGCCTGCCCGCCTTCGTCCCCCTGTGGAGCAGGTACCCGACGCCGGCGGAGCGGTTCGCCGCCGCGCTCGCCACGCCGCTCGCGCCCGGTGCGGAGCCCGGTACCCGGTACGTGTACTCCGACCTGGGGCTGATCGCGCTGGGCGTGCTGGTGGAACGGGTGACCGGCCGCCCGCTGGCCGCGCTCGTCGCCGACGGCGTCACCGCCCCGCTGGGCATGACCGACACCGGCTACAACCCGGGGCCGCAGCGGCGGTCGCGGATCGCCGCCACCGAGTACCAGCCGTACGCCGGACGGGGCATGGTCTGGGGTGAGGTGCACGACGAGAACGCGTGGTCGCTCGGCGGCGTCGCCGGGCACGCGGGGGTGTTCTCCACCGCGGCGGACCTGGCCGTGCTCTGCCAGTCCCTGCTCAACGGCGGCGAGTACCGGGGGCGACGCATCCTGCGCGCGGACACGGTGCGCGCGATGCTGGTCAACTACAACGCCCCGCTGGAGCAGGCCTACCCCGAGAGCGATCGCGGGCTGGGCTTCGAGCTCGACAAGCACTGGTACATGATGGGGCTCTCCTCCCCGGTGGCGTTCGGGCACACCGGCTTCACCGGGACGTCGATCGTCGTCGACCCGCTCTCCCACTCGTTCGTCATCCTGCTCAGCAACCGCGTGCACCCCGACCGCGGCTGGGGCAGCAACAACGTCGCCCGGCGCGCCGTCGCGCGCGATCTCGCCGAGGCGATGCCGGTGCGACCCCGGTCCCGCGAGGCGTGGCGGGCCGACCCGCGCGACCTCGCGACGGTCACCCTCACGGCCCCGCTGCGCCGGCCGGCGCGGGGCGGCACGGCGAGCTTCCTGCTCTGGTACGACACCGAGCCCCGCTTCGACAGCGCCCGCTTCGAGGTCTCCACCGACGGTGGAGCGACGTGGGCCCCGGGACGACTGCTGCTGCGCCACGCCGACCGGCGGTGGAGCAGTGACGGCACGGTCACCGGTCACGGCGGCCGGGTCTGGTGGCAGGTCTCGGTCGAGTTGCCCGACCGGGCGACCCACCTGCGCTTCAGCAGCACCACCGACGCCTCCAGCCAGGGTCGGGGCGTCTACGTCGACCGGATCGTGGTGGCGGACCGGGACGGGTTGCTCTTCCAGGGCGAGGGCGCTGACGCCGCCCGGCTCGTTCCCGTCGGCTGGTCGCCTGCCCGCACCTGA